In a genomic window of bacterium:
- a CDS encoding long-chain fatty acid--CoA ligase, with protein MDESNALTLIDMLRCSARAHHDSPALSSWHDGTWQTIAYGELWDLVRRFGQGLRSLGVKPGDRVAVAAESSPHWVIADFGILAAGAINTAMFPSLPPAQMEYILADSGAWLILVGDAQLLQKALTIRENMPDLQIVLLDGEPPEGADVLSFEHVVERAGPEVENPLPARPTDLASLIYTSGTTGRQKGVMLTHRNLVANVEQCQAVLMFQPDDVLLSVLPLNHVFERTADCYLPLSCGAHVYYCGSLRRLREHLPQVRPTYFILVPRFLEALHDALVDRIEKAPPWRRSLIAWGMAVGRRRLRHLLAHGTVPPHVAAEYRLADRVVLRKIREAIGLDRCKDAVSGAAALPRHLNEFFQSLGLEVLEGYGLTEAAPVVAVNRPGAVTVGTVGPPLPGVEVALGEHDEVLVRGPNVMVGYYKLPEETDAALDAEGWLHTGDVGAMRGDCLCITDRLKDLLVLTNGKNVAPQPIEMQLCTSPYVTQAVVLGDSESYATALIVPAFARLRHWAQTQRLSLPDTPEETIAHQAVQDLIRHEVRRLTAHLADFEKIRDLRLLTQDFTVEGGELTPTLKVKRRVVLQTHQALIADMYGR; from the coding sequence ATGGACGAGAGCAACGCGCTGACACTCATTGACATGTTGCGGTGCAGCGCCCGGGCGCATCACGACAGCCCGGCGCTGTCCTCCTGGCACGACGGGACATGGCAGACCATCGCCTACGGCGAGCTGTGGGACCTGGTCCGACGGTTCGGCCAAGGGCTGCGTAGTCTGGGCGTCAAGCCCGGGGACCGCGTGGCTGTGGCCGCGGAGAGTTCGCCGCACTGGGTCATCGCCGACTTCGGCATCCTCGCGGCCGGGGCGATCAATACCGCCATGTTCCCCAGTCTCCCCCCGGCGCAGATGGAGTACATCCTCGCCGACAGCGGCGCCTGGCTCATTCTCGTCGGCGACGCCCAACTGCTGCAGAAGGCGCTGACCATCCGCGAGAACATGCCGGACCTGCAGATCGTCCTGCTGGACGGCGAGCCGCCCGAGGGCGCCGACGTGCTGTCCTTCGAGCATGTCGTCGAGAGGGCGGGGCCGGAGGTGGAGAACCCCCTGCCCGCCCGGCCGACGGACCTGGCCTCGCTCATCTACACCAGCGGCACGACGGGTCGGCAGAAGGGCGTCATGCTGACCCACCGCAACCTCGTGGCCAATGTCGAGCAGTGCCAGGCGGTGCTGATGTTCCAGCCCGACGATGTGCTGCTCTCGGTCCTCCCGCTCAACCATGTCTTCGAGCGCACGGCCGACTGCTACCTGCCGCTCAGTTGCGGGGCGCATGTGTACTACTGCGGCAGTCTCCGCCGCCTGCGCGAGCATCTGCCGCAGGTCCGCCCCACCTACTTCATCCTGGTCCCGCGCTTTCTGGAAGCGCTCCATGACGCCCTCGTGGACCGCATCGAGAAGGCGCCTCCGTGGCGCCGGAGTCTGATCGCCTGGGGCATGGCCGTCGGCCGGCGACGGTTGCGGCATCTGCTGGCCCATGGCACGGTCCCGCCCCACGTCGCTGCCGAGTACCGCCTGGCCGACCGCGTCGTGCTGCGCAAGATCCGTGAGGCCATCGGCCTGGACCGCTGCAAGGACGCGGTCTCCGGGGCGGCGGCGCTGCCGAGGCACCTCAACGAGTTTTTCCAGTCGCTCGGACTTGAGGTGCTGGAGGGTTACGGGCTCACGGAGGCAGCGCCCGTGGTTGCTGTGAATCGCCCTGGTGCAGTGACGGTCGGCACCGTCGGCCCACCGCTGCCGGGCGTGGAGGTGGCGCTGGGCGAACACGACGAGGTCCTCGTCCGTGGCCCCAACGTGATGGTGGGCTACTACAAGCTGCCGGAGGAGACCGACGCGGCCCTCGATGCCGAGGGATGGCTGCACACCGGCGATGTGGGCGCGATGCGCGGGGATTGCCTGTGCATCACCGACCGCCTCAAGGACCTGCTGGTGCTGACCAACGGCAAGAACGTGGCGCCCCAGCCCATCGAGATGCAGTTGTGCACCAGCCCGTACGTCACCCAGGCGGTCGTGCTCGGCGATTCGGAGAGCTACGCGACGGCGCTGATCGTGCCCGCCTTCGCGCGCCTGCGCCACTGGGCGCAGACGCAGCGTCTGTCGCTGCCCGACACGCCCGAAGAGACCATTGCCCACCAGGCCGTGCAGGACCTCATCCGCCACGAGGTCCGCCGCCTGACGGCACACCTGGCCGACTTCGAGAAGATCCGCGACCTCCGACTGCTGACGCAGGACTTCACCGTGGAGGGTGGCGAACTCACTCCCACCCTGAAGGTCAAGCGACGGGTCGTCCTGCAGACTCACCAGGCGCTGATTGCCGACATGTACGGGCGGTGA
- a CDS encoding ribbon-helix-helix domain-containing protein, whose product MPSRVTIKIPEPLYVRLKRIIEGTGFSSVTEFVVYVLRDLAAAHDARGGSAEPTEAEMRVIIERLKALGYLD is encoded by the coding sequence ATGCCCAGCCGCGTGACGATCAAGATCCCTGAACCGCTGTACGTGCGCCTGAAGAGGATCATCGAGGGCACCGGCTTCTCCAGCGTGACGGAGTTCGTCGTCTACGTCCTGCGCGACCTGGCGGCTGCGCATGATGCCCGCGGAGGCTCCGCCGAACCCACAGAGGCCGAGATGCGCGTCATCATCGAGCGCCTCAAGGCCCTCGGCTACCTGGACTAA
- a CDS encoding creatininase family protein — protein MPRVRYEEMLPHELDAAVAAFPVAYCAFGSLEWHGQHLPLGNDTLKADTLLRMTAEKYGGVVVPPTYWGFLEPWHPWTSSGLGATITELLYRRIFECLVEVGFRAVIGVTGHDVDPQRAAIQKAVEAIKENTGATGFAMEEGDFYDLTQDRMDHAAHWETSLLMYLRPELVDLSRIAGEDLTTDEGRRAAGIFGKDPRQFASRELGETIANAIVDFIGHKAQELLAELVR, from the coding sequence ATGCCCAGGGTCCGCTACGAAGAGATGCTCCCGCACGAACTCGATGCGGCCGTAGCCGCCTTCCCGGTGGCCTACTGTGCCTTCGGCTCGCTCGAATGGCACGGCCAGCATCTGCCGCTGGGCAATGACACGCTCAAGGCCGACACCCTCCTGCGCATGACCGCCGAGAAGTACGGCGGGGTGGTGGTGCCGCCGACCTACTGGGGGTTCCTGGAGCCCTGGCACCCCTGGACGTCGTCCGGACTGGGTGCGACCATCACCGAACTGCTCTATCGCCGCATCTTCGAGTGTCTCGTCGAGGTCGGCTTCCGAGCCGTGATCGGTGTGACCGGCCACGACGTGGACCCTCAGCGCGCGGCGATCCAGAAGGCCGTGGAGGCCATCAAGGAGAACACTGGCGCAACCGGCTTCGCGATGGAGGAGGGCGACTTCTACGACCTCACCCAGGACAGGATGGACCACGCGGCCCACTGGGAGACATCGCTGCTGATGTACCTGCGCCCGGAGCTGGTGGACCTATCGCGGATCGCCGGCGAGGATCTGACGACCGACGAGGGCCGCAGGGCGGCCGGCATCTTCGGCAAGGACCCGCGCCAGTTCGCCTCCCGCGAGCTGGGCGAGACCATCGCCAACGCCATCGTGGACTTCATCGGCCACAAGGCGCAGGAGCTGCTGGCCGAACTCGTCCGTTAG
- a CDS encoding cellulase family glycosylhydrolase: MARLLVVALLLLPVATALAQPYGLHVDEEGRLLKDGKPYRGYGVNWYDVFLKLLADKNWTGYDSGFQQLAAAKVPFVRFIACGFWPKDARLYLDDPTEFFRRLDLIVRSAEQHGVGLIPSLFWHTPTVCDLVGETCDQWGNPQSRTQEYMRRYVRDVVTRYQDSPAIWAWEFANEYNLGANLPNAREHRPAVWPNLGTAVARSEKDEWTYEIIRTVFAPFGQEVRKYDPYRALSSGDSVVRAGAWHNWTEKTWGPDTLEQQIEMTIADNPAPVDLVSVHIYPSALPQLPMAVQAAKRMRKPLFVGEFGAPGPPEKSEAPFRELLKALEDQGVPLAALWTFGGNQKDTYTVTVEGDRAYQLQSLTEANARLQGTP; encoded by the coding sequence ATGGCGCGGCTACTCGTAGTGGCCTTGCTGCTGCTGCCCGTGGCCACGGCGCTGGCCCAGCCCTACGGCCTGCACGTGGATGAGGAAGGCCGCCTGCTCAAGGACGGCAAGCCCTACCGCGGCTACGGCGTCAACTGGTACGATGTCTTCCTGAAGCTGCTCGCCGACAAGAACTGGACGGGCTACGATAGCGGCTTCCAGCAACTGGCCGCTGCGAAGGTACCTTTCGTGCGCTTCATCGCCTGCGGTTTCTGGCCCAAAGACGCCCGGCTCTACCTCGACGACCCGACCGAGTTCTTCCGCCGCCTGGATCTCATCGTGAGGTCTGCCGAACAGCATGGCGTCGGTCTCATTCCCTCTCTGTTCTGGCACACGCCGACTGTCTGCGACCTCGTCGGGGAGACCTGCGACCAGTGGGGGAACCCACAGAGCAGGACCCAGGAGTACATGCGCCGCTACGTGCGTGACGTTGTGACCCGCTACCAGGATTCCCCGGCGATCTGGGCCTGGGAGTTCGCCAACGAGTACAACCTGGGGGCGAACCTGCCCAACGCGAGGGAGCACCGTCCGGCGGTCTGGCCCAACCTCGGCACCGCCGTTGCCCGCTCTGAGAAGGACGAGTGGACCTACGAGATCATCCGCACCGTCTTCGCCCCCTTCGGCCAGGAGGTGCGCAAGTACGACCCCTACCGCGCCCTCAGCTCAGGAGACAGTGTCGTCCGCGCTGGTGCGTGGCACAACTGGACAGAGAAGACGTGGGGGCCGGACACGCTCGAGCAGCAGATCGAGATGACGATCGCCGACAACCCCGCGCCGGTTGACCTCGTCAGCGTTCACATCTACCCCAGCGCCCTCCCGCAGTTGCCGATGGCGGTCCAGGCAGCGAAGCGCATGCGCAAGCCGCTCTTCGTCGGCGAGTTCGGCGCCCCCGGGCCGCCGGAGAAGAGCGAGGCGCCCTTCCGGGAGCTGCTCAAGGCCCTGGAGGACCAGGGCGTGCCGCTGGCCGCCCTGTGGACCTTCGGCGGCAACCAGAAGGACACGTATACGGTGACCGTCGAGGGGGACCGCGCCTATCAGTTGCAGTCCCTGACCGAGGCCAATGCACGCCTGCAAGGCACGCCGTGA